Below is a window of Perca flavescens isolate YP-PL-M2 chromosome 12, PFLA_1.0, whole genome shotgun sequence DNA.
CAAGTGCTGATGTCATCATGTGATGATCGAGCCTCAGAGGTGGATGAATGAACACTACAGCCAAACATCCTCAGGCCTTCGCTGGTATCAAGGACGCTTCAGATGCTGAGGTGGCGAGATTTGGTTGATGATGAACAGTAACAGGTTTAGATTATTACTACAGGTTGTCCATACACATCTTGGATAATCAAAATGTTGAAGGCTGTTTTTACTGCTTCAATAAAATTGAAAGGTGACAATTttgagtattattattttttattttttttttatattttactttcttTGCACATTTGACTGCCACTTTAAATAGTTAGTAGGAATTGTGGTATTAACACACTATTATAGCAAAACCAACCTGTGATCAAAAAAGTCCAGAACAACTTATTACAGCTATGGTTACAAGAAACTGAAATCTCTTCAATACAACTGGACTGAGCAAAGCTGTCCCATTTGGCAAATACTAAATGAGGAGCAACAGGAGCTGATTTAAAAGACTTATGTGGGAGCCAAGAAAAAAAGTGACCTCACTTTGTCAGCATTTCAAGGTACCGTATACTGTCCAGACATTGCTATCAACGTACAATGGTGGGGCATGGATTGTATCACACACCTCATGCTCATTTATGtgatgtgaaaaataaaagaattaaGGCTTGCCACTGCGGTATTGCTCGACTGCAAATGTCAGTAGTCCGGCGTTGCCAGACCTCTATCTCCACAGCTTTGTGTCATccctggagtatggtctggctacaccacctatctattctgggataggaagaaaaaaaaaaaaaaaaaaaaacgctctggcttCTTTGTATTtcgttaaaccaatcacaaccgtcctggGCGGAGCTAAACCCCCTGAAGATGGCGAGAGGGGAGGGACAGCGCGTAATGACGCGCCGGATGTCATCATTCTGTTGATTTTAGACTAGGTGGATCCTGTCGGTGCTACTACTTTCTACAGACCTGACTGTCTGTTTGTGGACCTGCTGCTGAAGAAGAACAACCATGGCGCTGACCAGGAAGAACAGGGTGTTTGTCGTCGGCGTGGGCATGACAAAGgtaatattatttaatatttgtctCAAACCGTAAGGCGACATGAACAAACTTATGTAAGACTTGAGGCTAGGATAGTTGGCTAACTCCATAGTTGGCAGTCCATATAACATTGTTCAACATGTTCTTCTTAAAAAAAGCGTTTGTTTTGTTAGTTATCTAGCAGGCCATGGTGTAGTGACCTGTTAAGTTGGGCATTAATTGTGCTCATATCGTGTAAAAAAACTCCTAGATCTGTCACAACTGACCCTAACGGTACACATTGtaaacattagctagctaagttagaccaaacaatgtaacattgtttcagtgtatgttttttattttttatttttagtttaaaaaattgTTGGTTTTCTTGATTAAGTGGCAATTGGGTCTGGGTTGACTGCTCGACGTACTTGGCTCTGTATCTCATGCCTACATGTGAGTCCATAGTTCATGGACAACAGAGTTACAAACTGTGCTCAGGGTCATCACCTCAGCAGGCTGTTAACATTGGGAACTGTAGCTCCAGAGCTGTTTAGCTAGTTTCAAGCATAGATATTAATATCTATGGTTTATTCTGTCAGAACAAGTCTCAAGTCAAGTATCATTGTTTACCAAGCAAGTTGCAAGTGAAGATGGCAAGCTTCAGGCCTCTGAATGTTGACCATGCCCATCACAATTACACTAAAATGTTcattgttcatgtttttttgtttgttgataAACTGAGATCATGTAAACTGAGATCATGTCAGTTTATATGGAATTATTTTTGTGCCTTAAGTTCATTCCATAAGTTTAGTGCGTTTTATTATGGATTATAGTGGTGCTTCAAGTGGAATAATATGGAGTCACAGGAGTGCCATAAAAAAATGTGTCCaagaattaaaagaaaaatgtggagaaataaatacaagaataaattaataaataaataattgtggaaatataaagacaaataacaaaatataaaagaatAATTATAACTATTTTCatgtattttgtataattaaaaatgtgtaaacATATGTATATTTTGCTTATAAATTACTCTATTTTTtcagtatatttatatttattatgtaCTAATAATTTTTATCTCTTTGTTTTCCCATTCAAACTACTACCACATTCACACTGCACATGCACAAGTCCGCATCTACTTCCTGTTGTCTGCACTGAAAAGCTCCCACCAAAGATTTATACATGCAAtctataaatttaaaaaaatatatatataaatatacagaaataaatgtgaaaataaattaaaatgcttataattattttatattttgtaatttgTCATTATACTTTCacaattctttattttatttactccTCTTAATATCTTGAATCTTTTGAAACCACTTAAGGTGGAGGATCACTCTTAAAATCATCCTACAATggtttattaaattatttaaatgtaattttatggCCATCTAGTGCATGGTATAGTGAATCAATGATGACCAGAAACAGTGTTTTGTCCAGCTTCATATTCTATGTAATGGGCTCCAGATCAGACTTTGGTTGTACTGGACAGCTTCCAAGTgtaaatgtgtaactgtgtgaatgtgatcagggtgttcctgAAAAAGATAGCATTGCTCTCTCAGTGAAACTCccccctgaataaataaaggtggaagAAACCAATTACAATTGTCTAGGTCCTATCTACAGGGGCAAAGCGTGACATgccagatgtcaggctttatcctggaaatgtactttcgTTGACCCAGACTAATTTTGAACCATCAAAaagtagcctattatttcattgACAAtcgactaatcatttcagcttaATTTGCAAGTCAAATAACTAAAAGTACTGCTTGATCAAATGTAATGGTTAAGGTTGGTAACAAAAAGTTGAATGTTGTAATGCAGACTGTTATCCTGTACATGATAACCGTAAAATCAGATGTGAATGCGTATGTTGATTCACATCAACATAAGCAGGTTGTAGGGTCTGTCTCTCACTTTTATGTATTTTGCTGCAGTTTGACAAGCCTGGAGCCCGAGGTGACTATGATTACCCTGACATGGCCAAGGAAGCAGGTGCCTATCTTTCGGAATATGGACATTGTTCAGTCACTCAAAAGATACCATATGTGAATATCTGTGAAATGGCTCTTGTTGCATAACATGTAACAACGTTTTTTTACTACTCTATGTCTACATCTTATTTTAGGTCAAAAGGCCCTAGCAGATGCAGGTGTCCCATATTCTGCCATTGAACAAGCATGTGTAGGATACGTCTATGGTAAGATGTTGTTAAGTTACGGATAAAACGTGACCGTTTTGTATATTGTTTACACTTGACATGTCGTCCACTGAAATAGTAGTCTAGCTATCGGATATACAGTGCAGGTATAAAGCCTGGCATCCATctgattaatcgctgaatttctatagttaatcgcatgttttatcacatgattaaaattcaattattttgcatttcggaactgtttttaagtacatattaacaatgaaaagcaattcttaccagtgtaatGAATGCAAGGGAaattactttatgaacttgactttaagatttctctttattatttatttactgtaaacaaaagaaaaatgtgtgaaccTGTGATTATTGCACTAATTAAGTACCTaactaaaaaagtaaaaatcccTGTCCTTACCAAAGTCAAtgtagtgtgcagtaacttctaaataatttggattactcactgacgtccagtgatcaccggttaaTGAGACCGCACTTTGCAGCAGTTCCAGTTGGGCTGCTTTCTCCGTGGAGTACaggctgtgtgtgcgtggggcTGCTGTCCCTCTCGACGGCAATGTACTGTATAAGACGGGTCAGAACATGCCAACCGTAGTACGTCCTGAGACCCGAGTCTTCTACGATGCTGACAGGTCTGCAGTTAGTTGCCACCGTTTCGCAAGAGCTGTAGTAATTTTTTTGGATTTGGTTTCATCAACAGGTCGtcgagtagcactctccaaaatagtgcttggcctgagcccactagcaaCAACCTGATGTTAACTGTACAATGCTTAGCTtgtaggtggtagctcaagtTTGAtgtgcttcggtgatattttaattcagctttacacaatgtgcatataGCTTTCAActtgttttggaaaataaaaagcgccattcagaattgtgttgctgctgcatttctccatcatgcctgcagcaggaggatgtgttacgaggaaatatggcagcttgatgataagtaaaggtgctGCAAAgagtcaaaatagtagcctgttaggcacgacgcgaagccgagtgaagtgaaaataaattaataaatggcggcatgcaATTAATGcgatttttaaaaaaactaaaaaattaacaggttatgctcggcccttaatcgcatcgcgattaacgcgttaatgctgacagccctactttcaagaaataataataactttatttacagactcaaggtccaaatataaaagtacacacaacataccacagacagaagggtacacccaaacacaaaaaacatacagacacactgtccatcacatagtacacagagggaacatacatacatacatacatacatacatacatacatacatacatacatacatacacagacacaaagatagTTATACACAATaccacaaatacaaacaacccagagcgttttgttttttttcttttttcttttcctatacCAGAATGTTAAATCGtgcagccagaccatactcAAGCGctgagataggtctggcaatgtgtgACTACTGAAATAGTAAATATTACCAACATTATATCCCAATGTACTTATCCTCCCACTACATTCTTGTAACTTCTTATATACTATGTACTCTTAAAAACCTagattttatgtaattttaagTCAAAGGTcattaaagaaaaaacaatatgTCTCTCatattatattttgtgtttatatgtgctatatgtgtggttgtactgctgtCTGTCTTGGCCAGAACACTCTTGAAAAAGTGATGTTTAATCTCAATGAGTtaatggttaaataaaggtaaaaaaggTCAAATTAGTAAGGAATAACATCTTCTCACCTACCTTATTCCCTCAGGTGACTCCACTTGTGGGCAGAGGGCCATTTACCATAGCCTGGGCCTGACCGGGATCCCCATCATCAATGTCAACAACAACTGCTCCACAGGCTCCACTGCACTCTTCATGGCTCGCCAGCTTGTTCTGGGAGGTGAGTTGAGCGGGACGCCATAAAAGTGATAAACCACCTAAAATctatacttttaaaaaggagGCTGTAAGGAGCTAACTGTGGTTTCAATGGATTCTAATAATGAACACATTTTTGCAACAGAGAAAAGTATTGCAATGTCCATAGAAACTTCTCAAACGAGCTATTATTTAACTTAGACGGTAAAATTCACTCTTTGACCACTTTTCATCTCCTTTTGCAGGTCTTGCTGATTGTGTGCTTGCCCTTGGGTTTGAGAGGATGGAGAAGGGCTCTTTGTCCTCAAAGGTATGAAACTATATGCTGTAGGTTGTTGTACTGGATTTAGAGGAGGTGAACAAAATAACACTTCACAATATCTTTCAATACACTATACAAGTGTTGTTGATATTGTGTCCACCCCTTGTAGTTTTTGCCAGCAGCATAGTtgggaaaagaagaaatatCAGCTGGGGTCCGCATTCGTCCTCCGAGAAGTACACCATAttgataaacatttaaaaacgtATCACAGCGGACATACAACTTAGTGTGGCTGTACCGCAGAAAATTAAGAAATAATGAACCTCTGTGctctttttaaaagttttaattAACTGCCGTTTGCTATTGAGTGAATTCTTATAACAGGGGAGCAGAAGGGGTAGTACTCAGAGAAATACACGTCATTgataaacattaaaaaatatatcacaGAGGACATAACAACTTAGTGTGGCTACACTGAAGAAAAGTAAGAAATAATCAACCTCTGTGCTCTTTTTAAAGGTTTTCATTAACTGCTGTGTGAGTGAATTCCTATAACAGGGGAGCAGAAGGGGTAGAGTGGGGATTATAATGAAGAGGtctacctttttaaaaagtaaacttAAAACACAAGTAGGCTGAGAGGtttgtcaaaaataaatttCTTGGTTGTtgccaaaacataaaaaaatatatcagtATCTAACATCAACAAATACCACGTTTACAAGGTGGAAAACCAAGCaagtaagtaaaatgttatttaaaacaCTACTTGTTTCTAGTTTATGGACAGGACCAATCCCATGGACAAGCACTTTGAGGTGATGATCAACCGCTACGGGATGGTGGCAGCTCCAGCAGCACCACAGATGTTCGGCAACGCTGGCAGGGAGCACATGGAGAAATATGGTACATGCTACATGTGTGTTGGATACAGAAACTGCTTACAAAGTCTAAAATGTGATAGTGATGGTTGTCTCTTGCATTGAGGTCATGATTTTACTATATCTTAATGTTTGTGTCAATGTTTTAATCTCCTCCAGGCACTAAACCGGAACACTTTGCCAAAATTGCCTGGAAAAACCACAAGCATTCCACCAACAACCCGTACGACAGAGTTaacttttaaaacaaataatcacTGTTTTAAAATATccttgaatacattttttttttttttttttattcaagtttgtgtgtgaatatgtgtgtctACATGGATGCAGGTATTCCCAGTTCCAGGATGAGTACAGTTTGGAGCAGGTGATTAACTCCAGGAAGGTGTTTGACTTCCTTACTCTGCTGCAGTGTTGGTAAGAGCCTCCCTGATTTACAGTTAGTGTCGTCTTTTGAAAGTGAATTGATCATTCTGCCTTGAGTGTAACGATTTCAGGACCGAGGCTAGCAAGTAGCATTCAGATCTATTTGATCAAAGTGCAGAGTTATTGATCATAATTGCTAGGTTTTCTgccaaaggtgtgtgtgtgtgtgtgtgtgtgtgtgtgtgtgtgtgtgtgtgtgtgtgtgtgtgtgtgtgtgtgtgtgtgtgtgtgtgtgtgtgtgtgtgtgtgtgtgtgtgtgtgtgtgtgtgtgtgtgtgtgtgtgtgtgtgtgtgtgtgtgtgtgtgtgtgtgtgtgtgtgtgtgtgtgtgtgtgtaacattcAAAGCTTAATTCGAAAACTTCAATAGAAGCGCCTAATGGgtaaaaaaattacattcagCACATCCCTAGCAATTTTGATCAATATCTCTGCACTTTGATCAAATAGAAATAACTGCTacttattcatgttttatttaaaaaaaataaacctcgaccaaattttctttttatttgaaaacCTTGAatgagttatttttattttttttaatcaatattaTCTATTTTTTGTAATGACTTaagttatttattataataGTGTCAAGAGCCAAAATAGAGGTTTTGTTATTGTGgttatgtaaatgtaatttatggTGCTGTTAGATTGAGAATTCAAATGTCAACTTATGAATGAAGATTCAAACTATTCCGTACAGCCCCTTCAGTTCCTAACACCACCATGTCATGTCGGCTTGTCCTGCTTTTCTTCTCTCGTCAGCCCTACATCAGATGGTGCCGGAGCAGCAGTTTTGGCCAGCGAAGCCTTCGTCAGGAAACACCATCTGGAGAACCAGGCGGTGGAGATTGTGGCCCAAGAGATGGTGACTGACCTTGCTTCCACGTTTGAAGAAAACAGCTGCATTAAGATGGTAAGAAATTGTCATTTACAAAGTTTATCTCATGACAACAAACTGTTTATAACATTCTCCCCTTTTCTGGATCTacgtaaaataaaatatttgaagTTTAATAGTACTTTGTCGGGGGATGAGAAATGTGTAAGAAAACACACTTTGATTGCTGAACTACAGAAGTTAGTACTACTCACTAGCGCAAACTTGCAAGCTATATTGCATTAAGAAACCTAATTTGCGCCATACAGACTTTGATGAAAATAGTTTGAGAGTGTTGATAAAGCAGGCAAAATGATAGCCCTAGCTGAAACAAATGGAGAATAAGTCCTTGATCCTGCTATTCACAAAGATAGGGGCTCTCTAATAAAcaaattcaaatacattttaagcttttttatattttattttaatacagggtcttaattttcctacatCCATGCAATGCTACCTCATgctaatttttctttttttttttattctgtggcgttgtagttctttcttttgcttgtCCAAATATTATTTGCTGcattacgactacaaatgagaccaacatgtaaCTTATATTGCAGAGTGAGTCTCTTTTGGATTGTTCCACAGATGTGAAactgattttattcttcagctatggggaagtgcaagtttagcgatACTTAGCTTGAAAAAACTAGGGCTTGGTTGATGTTCTGATAAAggtcttacatttcattcataatggtcttaaaaagtcttaaatttgacttggtgaaacctgcagaaaccctgtaatAGTCTAACTCTAAATACTCCTTAAAGTCGATGTTTTGTTTCAAtacaaaaatgtgttaaaagAAACGGAGACAGAATATTTAGAAAGAGGTGTTTCAGAGTCCGAGATGAAGGGCTGCAATCAAGATGTTGGCTTTTAGTAAAGCACCTGGGGAGCACTGTTACAGCATTGGTGTTTatcaatgttttaaaaatgtactcATCCCCTTCCTCACTTTTCTCTCTAATGACATTATTGTTGATCTAACCGAGCCACACAGAATGACGTCTGCTGTGATTTCCCCTGTTGCCAAACCGGGCAAAGGCTATTTTTCCCACGGAGTCAGTTTACGTCTTGAGAGTGGTTTCATCTTGAATTCATATAGATGAAGTGGTTCTCATTGCTGGCTGCCTCACCTCTATTAACACAAGGACACTTTTTCATATAATGTCAAGAGCGGGATCAATTCAGCATCCAGCGGTGGCAATATCGCTGTCAGGATAGAGCGGCCgaatttattttataatgtgGCTTTGGTAGAATGTGTATACAGAGAGTTAAGGTTTTTGATTGCACTACTAATCCTATCCTTAGACCTACTTGTCAAGCACAAAACCGACACCCGTCTTTATGGTTATATGACGACATTTTGCGAAAACTATCTAACTCAGGTGAATGAATTTCTCACCTTTTTTGAAGCTCATTAATGAATTTGGCCAACTCTTCAGTTACAAGGTTAATTGGTCTAAGAGTGAAGCCATAACCGTCTTACAAAACACAAAGGATGAAATATTTAGGTATTGTTATCAAATCTCCAATTCGCAAAATGTATGGGTTAAATGGTCCTAAGTTCCCAAGACAATAAAGGAAGACCTAAAGAGAGGGATGAATGTACCTCTATCATTATGTCGGAGAGCAGaaataattaaattgaatttaCACCCCAGATTATCTTTTCTAATTTCTGCCTTTCCTCTAAAGTTTCCACAGCAGTGCTTTCAGAAAATTAacttttaaattattaaataaatgaaattggATATCCACTTTCATATAAAGACACAACAATATGAAGGGCGGTAGTTAGGGCTGGTTAAAGCAAAAGATCATTGcagaaaataagaaatacattttgtatggcTGTTTGTGATCCCACCCTAAATGTAATAGAAATATTAATAACCCCTTAATTCATGTAACATAGCTAAATAACTTAATACACATCTTCCTATTTCTGGCAATGTCTTCTTGTCCAATTTGTAAGAATTTATTTACAGCTGGATGGAAACTGATTTTTAATAGGGTTTGGCAGCAGAAGAATATTACTAAATTGGGTCAATTGCTTTCTGATGGCAATACTATGGAAGTTTCTGAACTAAAAAATGCAGTAAAACTTAAAAATACTTTAAGGGCATAACAGTATCAACAACACCCACAATCCCATTATGAAATTGGAAGCTATATATTTGATGCATAACCTGGATTGATGGTTAAGTCTTGTTTTTATAGTTATCAGCTGTAGTTTTACCCCTCCTAACAGTCTTAAGTGTTGGGACCTGATTAATTAAGATAACCTTATTATGATACATTTGGTTGCTTTAATGAGcatcccattgtttttttttttgctattcaGGTGGGATATGACATGTCTCAGTCGGCTGCCAAAAAGTGTTATGAAGCTGCAGGTCTGAAGCCCAGTGATGTCGATGTGGTCGAGCTGCATGACTGCTTCTCAGCCAATGAGCTCATCACGTATGAGGCTCTGGGGCTGTGTCCAGAGGGTAAGACTGCAGCTCTTCAAATCCTACTTTAACCCCAAGCTATTTTAAAAGTTGGCTGTTAAAGCAGGAATGGAGACAATTCCCACTGTCCTTTCACCTGAATTTAATTTGAATGGGTAAGGAATtgaattaattttttatttttttatatttggtaACTGCTGATATTCAAATTTTAAGTTTTTCCTATAGGGATGCTGAGCTGAGTGTGAGCCTATAGTGTGTAGAGCAGCCTCTAATTTCAGCCTGTCTCA
It encodes the following:
- the scp2a gene encoding sterol carrier protein 2 encodes the protein MALTRKNRVFVVGVGMTKFDKPGARGDYDYPDMAKEAGQKALADAGVPYSAIEQACVGYVYGDSTCGQRAIYHSLGLTGIPIINVNNNCSTGSTALFMARQLVLGGLADCVLALGFERMEKGSLSSKFMDRTNPMDKHFEVMINRYGMVAAPAAPQMFGNAGREHMEKYGTKPEHFAKIAWKNHKHSTNNPYSQFQDEYSLEQVINSRKVFDFLTLLQCCPTSDGAGAAVLASEAFVRKHHLENQAVEIVAQEMVTDLASTFEENSCIKMVGYDMSQSAAKKCYEAAGLKPSDVDVVELHDCFSANELITYEALGLCPEGKAGEMIDRGDNTYGGKFVINPSGGLISKGHPLGATGLAQCAELCWQLRGKADRRQVPGAKVALQHNIGLGGAVVVTLYRLGFPQEASSHIGAVPTSSVNGLDGFKAYPVFKEIEKRLQEEGEQLVKKIGGVFAFKVKDGPDGKEATWIVDVKNGKGSVSSDPGKKADCTLSMSDGDILDLMTGKLNPQTAFFKGKLKITGNMGIAMKLQNLQFTPGKAKL